The following nucleotide sequence is from Coffea eugenioides isolate CCC68of chromosome 10, Ceug_1.0, whole genome shotgun sequence.
AAATAAGAATAGACAAACTAAGTTTTTTTGACTAATACGTTTTTACTCGTGAAATACACTTTGAACTATATATGAACCACCATATCTGCTACTCCGTTTTCATCCAATTTCTTTGACAATTCATATTCGAAAACTGGATGTTTTGTAAGAcaatttttaactttatattGAATATCTTTTTCATTTGTGTATTTACTTTTAAAACTCTAAACAAGCAGGACGAGCATTAATActagtaaaaaataataatacgATACAAGTAACAAGTGAAAGGTGAGAAACTGTAAGTAGGAAGCATttgatttaaaattttctacttaaaaaaaaaaaagaaaacaactgaATGGGAAGTGTAAATGGTGGATGAGGTTTAGAGTAGTAGTAAGCAGTAAGCACAACATAACATTAAGCGCGTAAAGATTATGGGTGGCAAAGTGTAAAAAGGAAGAGTGGGGTGGGGGCTGCGGCGTATATAATTCGTGTCCGTATTATTACGAgacttccttttttcttttgcttttcccTTCCCTCCcatttccctctctctctctctctctctctccaatcTTTTTCCCTCCCTCTGGATCTCTGACCTAATTGTCTCTTCCCTTCATCAACACCACCACTAACCCTAcctcatcttcaccacaacttttatccaaaaacaaaacagaaaatatcctcctcttcctcttgaGGGATTTCCCATCTtctgttgatcttgatcccagTACATAGATCCCTCTCTGCCCTTCGCATAAACTACTAGGGTATCATTCATTTGTCACATGCAGAGAGCTTGTTAATTGGGGTGCTAGCTGTTGGTCTACATAAACACAGATCGAAGAGCGGAAGAATTGTGCTAGACTAGTAGAGGGAACTGAGCTCAGAAGTCAGAAGATGACTCCAGCTAACTTGGCAGGGCAGTTTGGCGACACCACTTATACGAAAGTGTTTGTTGGGGGATTAGCTTGGGAGACTCAGAAGGAAACCATGAAGAAGTACTTTGAACAGTTCGGTGAGATCTTGGAGGCTGTGGTCATTACTGATAAGACTACCGGAAGATCCAAGGGCTATGGATTTGTATGTATCTTCCTCCCCCTCCTGCAGCCCCCCTCTACTCTTAATACTAGTTCTATATATTTCTCATCTCTACGCAGGTATCACATTTGATACTACCTACATTCACATCgtgatctctctctctctatctctctctatatagatatatatatatatataaacttatCGTAAGTTCCAAATTATGTTTGTCTTCATCAAACAACCGGACCCCATAACAGATCTAGCTAGCAAATTTCACATGTTGtttactcttttcttttcttgtttgtgGACGCTCTCAAACCTCGATCGGGAGGTCAAAGAAAGTTGTTTCCAAAAATTTGTGTATATATAAATGTCAGGTAACCTTTCGCGAGCCAGACGCAGCCATGAGAGCTTGTGCTGATGCTGCTCCTGTGATTGACGGGAGGAGGGCCAACTGCAATCTTGCCTCCTTAGGTGTTCAAAGATCTAAGCCTTCCACCCCAAAGCAAGGTAGTACCatctttttttggttttcaattcatctcttttttgctttttgggTGTCCATAACATACTGTTTGAGGGTTAAGCAGCGGGAGGGATGGCAATTTGATTAATCTCAAAGATTGCATGAATTGCATgttgagaaagaaagaaacgtACTCCTGATTTTTGTTTGGTTCCTTCTCCTCATATGCAATCAGCATCGCCATTTGGGGTGGGGTTCACTCTGGTCAGGCATCTCACATGTTGAAGGTTGTCAATAGTAGTATTTTTACTGTGGCATTAATTTGAAGCAAAGTACTCCATCCACATCTTGATACGCCATGAATATTCATTCAATCTCCCCATTGCAGCAGAATAAAGTGTTGTGTTCCTGATATATTCCTGAGTTGGAGGCGGGTGTCCCAACTAATTATAAGAACGCACCCAAATGAATTGGTTGGCGCTGGCCACCACACACATACATGTACAGCTCGACTTATATACGTAGTCCAGTACATTTTCATAATACTCACACAAGTACTGTATGTGCAAGCTAGGAAAGAAGGAATGATGAGTTTTTGTTTTTTCGAAAAGCAAGCATGGGTCATGACAGCTCATTCTGCTACCAGTACTGCTTTTGCTTTTGCCGActagtaaaaaaaatattttttttttcctttttattctttctttacttttcttggACCTCATCTCATCTCATCATGTGGAAGCGCCCTAAATCTTTGTcaaaattttacttatttttcatTAATGATGCAGTCCTAAAGATTAAGGGCGCGCGGCATTGATTTACCCATAAAACAAACTTCCAGCCTCAATTATATATGCATAAGAGTTACCGCTATCACAATATTGAGTTTCTTAGCCTAGTAATGTGATACAACAACTTAATCTGTGGATGATCTACCTACCCATATACCATTTGTTGCCCTGATGACTCATCATGCATGCTCATTAATTATTAATCTGCTATATAAACCGAATTCCAAGCACTCGATCTAtaaatgaaatcaatttgatgatTGGCGGCTAGTAGGAGGTGGAGGAAGGAACTTTAGGGTAATGAGCGCATTCCAGGCGGCCgctggaggaggaggaggaggagggggatATCAAGGCGGGGTTGGCACAGCTTTCCCTTCGGCAACTTTCCCTCATTATGCCATACAACAAGGAATTCCTTATAATCTATACGGGTATGTTGTCATGTACTAGCGCTAGTATAATGCTTTTCTTGGAtcttactctctctctctctctctctctcgctcacacacacacacacacacacacactctctcagGTAGACAGAAAGATACCTCcgtaagaatgaaggaaaatgtTGTTGTAGAATAGAAATCAAGGGAGTAATTGCATAGGCTCTCCTTTCTGCATGCCCAAAAATCATCATTCTGTTCtgtttgctctctctctctctctctgacaCCAACACACACGCTAGTGCACCAGTCGCTGTAGATAGAGGTggtgaaatgaatgaatgggaATGTGGAAGCACAGCAGGACCATTTCCATACATACTTTTTCCCAGAACATGAATGATATCGAACCCATTTGCATGTTTTTGTCCTCTTTTAGGATTACGCTGCAGTTAAAACAGTAGCCAGCTTCACTGCTTCCTCCCACATTTCTTAatttccttgtttctttctttcatttcaaCAATTACCAGAAAAAAAGTACTGTCACTatcaccatcatcatcatcatcctcagcAGCGAAGAGCTAGCTAGCGCATTTGCTATTTTATGCATTGCTTCGCTTTCTCCTCCTTTTTCACATCATTCATACTTCTCTTCTACTATTACTACTACTGCAATATTGCAACCACGTCTCCAACTGCTACCTgaatcttttttgttttctttgcatGCTATATTTCAGGTACTCTCCATACTCAGCAGATTACACATATCCAACGGTAATTAAAAACAAACTTCTCTCCTTTTTCATTCTGatctttctcttttattttggaaGCGATGACAcgactttttctttaaaacgaTTAAACAAAATGACATAATATATATGTTTAAATCGAGCTTCTCAAAGCTTATTGCTCCTCCAAAAGGTTaaggtaaaaagaaaaaagttatcATGACACCTTAAATAAATATGGGAAATATTCATTCATGGTGCCGCATCGAGTACTGTCTCTCTATCTATTACGTACGTACAATCATTATCCAAATTTGAAGCTTGTCGGCAGTCCCATCCATatgtttttattaattttaaaattggAATTCGTAGCTACTGAATGGAATGGAATGATTTTGTACAACAGTCAGTCAACAAGATGTGCCGTCGAAATTTGACGTTGACTCTCATTGTTCAATcgttaagtttttttttttttttagaaccAACCTTCTCTAATAATATATTAAGTGAAGGATTCCAAAGGCCAAAAAAAAttagcagaaaaaaaaaaaaaaccagcaaAAGCTGGGGGGTTTATTAAGCTTAATCTGTCTCCAACTCCCTCTCATATGAATTGCGATGTGAGATGGAATGCCGCCGTTTCACCCTTTGACCAAAAAAAGTTACCACCTCTATC
It contains:
- the LOC113749084 gene encoding RNA-binding protein 38-like isoform X4, translating into MTPANLAGQFGDTTYTKVFVGGLAWETQKETMKKYFEQFGEILEAVVITDKTTGRSKGYGFVTFREPDAAMRACADAAPVIDGRRANCNLASLGVQRSKPSTPKQVGGGGRNFRVMSAFQAAAGGGGGGGGYQGGVGTAFPSATFPHYAIQQGIPYNLYGYSPYSADYTYPTSYYSIYGGTTTAQYPVYGTGAAGGMSMITGGGGAAAAAAAAAAAFYPYLNFADGSGGGATAAAYTSSHGYAGVQYPNHHLFQYSAALNSAAGAYTQHYGAAAGTPISLAPPTPPLQSVCFAVPQA
- the LOC113749084 gene encoding RNA-binding protein 38-like isoform X1; translation: MTPANLAGQFGDTTYTKVFVGGLAWETQKETMKKYFEQFGEILEAVVITDKTTGRSKGYGFVTFREPDAAMRACADAAPVIDGRRANCNLASLGVQRSKPSTPKQVGGGGRNFRVMSAFQAAAGGGGGGGGYQGGVGTAFPSATFPHYAIQQGIPYNLYGYSPYSADYTYPTSYYSIYGGTTTAQYPVYGTGAAGGMSMITGGGGAAAAAAAAAAAFYPYLNFADGSGGGATAAAYTSSHGYAGVQYPNHHLFQYSAALNSAAGAYTQHYGAAAGTPISLAPPTPPLQSGVTMALHATIPHR
- the LOC113749084 gene encoding RNA-binding protein 38-like isoform X2; translated protein: MTPANLAGQFGDTTYTKVFVGGLAWETQKETMKKYFEQFGEILEAVVITDKTTGRSKGYGFVTFREPDAAMRACADAAPVIDGRRANCNLASLGVQRSKPSTPKQGGGGRNFRVMSAFQAAAGGGGGGGGYQGGVGTAFPSATFPHYAIQQGIPYNLYGYSPYSADYTYPTSYYSIYGGTTTAQYPVYGTGAAGGMSMITGGGGAAAAAAAAAAAFYPYLNFADGSGGGATAAAYTSSHGYAGVQYPNHHLFQYSAALNSAAGAYTQHYGAAAGTPISLAPPTPPLQSGVTMALHATIPHR
- the LOC113749084 gene encoding RNA-binding protein 38-like isoform X3 produces the protein MTPANLAGQFGDTTYTKVFVGGLAWETQKETMKKYFEQFGEILEAVVITDKTTGRSKGYGFVTFREPDAAMRACADAAPVIDGRRANCNLASLGVQRSKPSTPKQGGGRNFRVMSAFQAAAGGGGGGGGYQGGVGTAFPSATFPHYAIQQGIPYNLYGYSPYSADYTYPTSYYSIYGGTTTAQYPVYGTGAAGGMSMITGGGGAAAAAAAAAAAFYPYLNFADGSGGGATAAAYTSSHGYAGVQYPNHHLFQYSAALNSAAGAYTQHYGAAAGTPISLAPPTPPLQSGVTMALHATIPHR